The sequence GGCAAGCAGCAGCGCGGGGACGGCGCAGCCTATCCATGCGCGTGTGGCGCTGGCGCAGCCAAAGCACCACATGGCGGCAATGGCATGGACCATGAACGACAGCATGGTGGCCGCCATGGTGGCATCACTGCGGGCCAGGCCCAGATGTTGAAAACCCAATGCCCCGGCGGCGGCGCAGGTGGCTGCCAGCATGTATCCGCCGCCGATGGCGGCCGCCGCTCTTGAAGCGACTCTCACCCGATAGATGCCAAGGGTGGCGGCCTCGGTGGCCGAAACTGTTTTACTCACAATGTCCTCGTTGTTGCCAATAGCGCCACACAAGTGACGGTGGCCTGCTTGCGTGGGGTGCTCCAGATTTCAGCATTGGAAATGCGTATGATTCCCATTTTCGCAAACAATCCTGATCAATGCCTGACCAATGAAATTGCTCGTTGTGGAAGATCACCAAGATTTGAGGGCCTTGCTGCAGGCCCACCTGGAGCGCATGGGCTTTGCGGTGGATGTGGCGGCGACCGGCCAACAGGCACTGCATGCCATTGCCTGCAGTGATTTCGACGCCGTGATCCTGGATCTTGGTTTGCCCGACATGGATGGCATGCAGGTGCTGGCCTGCTGTGAGAGGTGCCGCCAGCGCATTCCCTGCATCATCCTCACGGCCCGTGACGCCCTGGAAAGCAGGCTGGCAGGGCTCAACCGTGGGGCGGATGACTATGTGCTCAAGCCCTTTGAGGTTGCCGAGCTGGAAGCGCGTGTGCGCGCCGTGCTGCGCCGCGCCCAGGGGGGAAGCGAGCCCAGCTTGCGCTTGGGCAATGTGGTGTTTGAAACCGACT comes from Comamonas sp. GB3 AK4-5 and encodes:
- a CDS encoding DUF3649 domain-containing protein, which produces MSKTVSATEAATLGIYRVRVASRAAAAIGGGYMLAATCAAAGALGFQHLGLARSDATMAATMLSFMVHAIAAMWCFGCASATRAWIGCAVPALLLAALTWLLLPGGQP
- a CDS encoding response regulator transcription factor, which codes for MKLLVVEDHQDLRALLQAHLERMGFAVDVAATGQQALHAIACSDFDAVILDLGLPDMDGMQVLACCERCRQRIPCIILTARDALESRLAGLNRGADDYVLKPFEVAELEARVRAVLRRAQGGSEPSLRLGNVVFETDSRHTTVAGKEVELLRREAMLLEEMLRVWPRTVVKERMEEHLYASRESVTLNAVEALISRLRRKLRDGGANVLIDTVRGVGYRMVLPASVHEAQQS